A single window of Labeo rohita strain BAU-BD-2019 chromosome 4, IGBB_LRoh.1.0, whole genome shotgun sequence DNA harbors:
- the LOC127164253 gene encoding gastrula zinc finger protein XlCGF49.1-like — protein MALIIQESEDIKIVEVFSMNQEYTKEQTDQMALKEENEELKEVEEKNRYERHDFMAVGKSKRTERNSVRRIRPNQNLPCHQCGKHFSQRGNLNEHMKIHTGEKPFICQHCGKRFVKKGNLKEHMYVHVEEKPFTCDLCGRGFKFEEGLNNHIRSKHSGKDCFECRPCGERFSSKVKLYSHIRLHTKEKACEDAFLQAGNLQNIHTAEKTFKEFQK, from the exons ATGGCGTTGATTATACAGGAGAGTGAAGACATAAAGATTGTAGAAGTTTTCAGCATGAACCAAGAATACACTaaggaacaaacag ACCAGATGGCACTGAAAGAGGAGAATGAAGAACTGAAAGAAGTTGAAGAGAAAAATCGATATGAGCGACATGATTTCATGGCTGTAGGAAAATCCAAACGGACTGAAAGAAATTCAGTTCGGAGGATTAGACCTAACCAAAACCTCCCTTGCCATCAATGTGGAAAGCATTTCTCACAAAGAGGAAACCTTAATGAAcacatgaaaattcacactggagagaagcctttcatCTGTCAACACTGTGGAAAGAGGTTTGTTAAAAAAGGAAACCTTAAAGAACACATGTACGTTCATGTTGAAGAGAAGCCATTCACGTGTGATCTGTGTGGACGTGGTTTCAAATTTGAAGAAGGCCTTAATAACCACATTAGGAGTAAACATTCAGGAAAAGACTGTTTTGAATGTCGTCCGTGTGGAGAGCGTTTCAGTTCTAAAGTAAAACTCTACAGTCATATTAGACTTCACACTAAAGAGAAAGCGTGTGAAGATGCCTTCTTACAAGCAGGAAATCTTCAGAACATTCACACTGCAGAGAAAACTTTCAAAGAgtttcagaaataa
- the LOC127164246 gene encoding gastrula zinc finger protein XlCGF7.1 translates to MAFIKQESEDIKIVEVFRVKQEDTEEQIDLMALKEENEELKEMEEKNQYERHEFMAVEKSIRTETNSVQKTESNEKLTCRQCGKSFPQKGNLKEHMKIHTGEKPFTCQQCGKSFVKKGNLNEHMKIHSGEKPFKCQHCEKCFVRKGNLKGHMYIHAKKKPFTCDHCGSGFKCKESLNNHMRRIHLIKDCFVCRQCGESFRCKTSLCSHIRVHAAEKSFICNLCGDTFLQAGNLKSHMRIHTGEKQFKRVSDIKQPMFQT, encoded by the exons ATGGCGTTTATTAAACAGGAGAGTGAAGACATAAAGATTGTAGAAGTATTCAGAGTAAAACAagaagatactgaggaacaaatAG ACCTGATGGCACTGAAAGAAGAGAATGAAGAACTGAAAGAAATGGAAGAGAAAAATCAATACGAGAGACATGAGTTCATGGCTGTAGAAAAATCCATACGGACTGAAACAAACTCTGTTCAGAAGACTGAATCTAACGAAAAACTCACTTGCcgtcagtgtggaaagagtttcccacaaaaaggaaaccttaaagaacacatgaaaattcacactggagagaagcctttcacctgccaacagtgtggaaagagttttgttAAGAAAGGAAACCTTAATGAACACATGAAAATTCACTCTGGAGAGAAGCCATTCAAATGTCAACACTGTGAAAAGTGTTTTGTTAGAAAAGGAAATCTTAAAGGACACATGTACATTCACGCTAAAAAGAAGCCATTCACGTGTGATCACTGTGGAAGTGGTTTCAAATGTAAAGAAAGCCTTAATAACCACATGAGgagaatacatttaataaaggaCTGTTTTGTATGTCGTCAGTGTGGAGAGAGCTTCCGTTGTAAAACAAGCCTCTGCAGCCATATTAGAGTTCACGCTGCAGAGAAGTCTTTCATCTGCAATCTGTGTGGAGACACCTTCTTACAAGCAGGAAATCTTAAGTcacacatgagaattcacactggagagaagcaaTTTAAACGAGTTTCAGACATAAAACAACCCATGTTTCAGACATGA
- the LOC127164203 gene encoding gastrula zinc finger protein XlCGF8.2DB isoform X2: MAFIKEESEDTKVEETFRVKQEDAEEQTDLMALKLESQEMNEMEEKSLNKKQSDFETEGKSTSCSPNEKTTSQIEARKTRTTNVISYLIIHTGESSFTCQQCGETFSQKECLKVHKKIHTEKKQFICSQCEKRFTEKKNLNAHMRTHTGERPHTCKLCGKSFTRNGNLKTHMRIHTGENPFVCDQCGKGFKQKKILSTHMRIHTGERPFTCPQCGKSFTRKEKLQTHIRSHTGEKPFTCDQCGNSFRYKENLNIHMKIHSRESRFNCRQCEKSFTDRKHLENHVVIHIGEKPFMCHLCGKSCSREGHLKVHIRVHTGEKPYTCPQCGKCFRFKGNLKTHIRSHTGEKPFKCLQCEMSFSHSADLKRHLQMHSEKNISNRTSQGAIS, translated from the exons ATGGCATTcattaaagaggagagtgaagacacGAAGGTTGAAGAAACATTCCGAGTCAAACAAGAAGAtgctgaggaacaaacag ACCTGATGGCACTGAAATTGGAGAGTcaagaaatgaatgaaatggaaGAGAAAAGTCTAAATAAGAAACAATCTGATTTCGAGACTGAAGGAAAATCAACTAGTTGCTCCCCGAATGAAAAGACTACCTCACAAATAGAAGCTCGAAAAACACGAACTACAAACGTAATTTCCTACTTAATAATTCATACCGGAGAGAGCTCTTTCACCTGTCAACAGTGTGGAGAAactttcagtcaaaaagaatgCCTTAAAGTTCACAAGAAAATTCACACTGAGAAGAAGCAGTTCATATgctctcagtgtgaaaaaaggTTCacggagaaaaaaaaccttaatgCCCACATGAGAACTCACACTGGAGAAAGACCTCACACCTGCAAActgtgtgggaagagtttcacaCGTAACGGAAACCTTAAAactcacatgagaattcacactggagagaatcCGTTTGtgtgtgatcagtgtggaaagggtttcaaacagaaaaaaatcctcagtacccacatgagaattcacactggagagaggcCTTTCAcctgccctcagtgtggaaagagtttcacacGTAAAGAAAAACTTCAGACTCACATTAGAagtcacactggagagaagccgttcACATGCGATCAGTGTGGAAACAGTTTCAGATATAAAGAAAACCTTAATATTCACATGAAGATTCATTCAAGAGAGAGTCGCTTTAACTGTCGTCAGTGCGAAAAGAGTTTCACAGACCGGAAACATCTTGAGAATCATGTAGTAATTCACATTGGAGAAAAGCCTTTTATGTGCCACCTCTGTGGAAAGAGTTGCTCAAGAGAAGGACATCTTAAGGTTCACAtcagagttcacactggagagaaaccgtacacctgccctcagtgtggaaagtgtTTCAGGTTTAAAGGAAACCTAAAGACTCACATTAGAagtcacactggagagaagccgttcAAATGTCTTCAGTGCGAAATGAGTTTCTCGCATAGCGCAGACCTGAAACGTCATTTGCAAATGCATTCTGAAAAGAACATCTCGAACAGAACATCCCAAGGAGCAATTTCTTGA
- the LOC127164203 gene encoding gastrula zinc finger protein XlCGF7.1 isoform X5, with protein sequence MAFIKEESEDTKVEETFRVKQEDAEEQTDLMPLKKESQELNIKEDRDQHDFKTGGKSFSCSQTEKTQKRAQKTAIRYNFTCQHCGKSFSRLGNFHCHMRTHTGEKPYTCPQCGMSFTLKETLRMHLKIHTGEKPFTCKLCGKSFVRKSSLKNHMRIHTGEKPYTCSQCGKSFRHKQNLDVHMKIHTEEKPYTCKLCGKGFIRKSNVENHMRTHSGEKPYTCSQCGKCFTHKQNLDIHMRIHTGEKPFTCQQCGKRFTEKANLNVHMRIHTGESPFTCQQCGRRFTQKGNLKKHMNIHTGEKPLT encoded by the exons ATGGCATTcattaaagaggagagtgaagacacGAAGGTTGAAGAAACATTCCGAGTCAAACAAGAAGAtgctgaggaacaaacag ACTTGATGCCACTGAAAAAGGAGAGTCAAGAACTCAATATAAAGGAAGACAGAGATCAGCATGATTTTAAAACGGGAGGAAAATCATTCAGTTGCTCACAGACTGAAAAGACACAAAAACGAGCTCAAAAGACAGCAATTAGATATAATTTCACCTGCCAACACTGTGGAAAAAGTTTCAGCAGATTAGGAAATTTTCATTGCCACATGAGaactcacactggagagaagccttacacATGTCCTCAATGTGGAATGAGTTTTACTCTTAAAGAAACCCTTAGAATGCACTTGAAAATCCACACCGGAGAGAAGCCGTTCACCTGCAAACTGTGTGGAAAAAGCTTCGTTCGAAAATCAAGCCTTAAAaaccacatgagaattcacacggGAGAGAAGCCTTACACGTGCTCtcaatgtggaaagagttttagaCATAAACAAAACCTTGATGTCCACATGAAAATTCACACCGAAGAGAAGCCTTACACCTGCAAACTGTGTGGAAAGGGTTTCATTCGAAAATCAAACGTTGAAAACCACATGAGAACTCACAgtggagagaagccttacacatgctctcagtgtggaaaaTGTTTTACACATAAACAAAACCTTGATAtccacatgagaattcatacCGGAGAGAAACCTTTCACCTGCCAACAATGTGGAAAGCGTTTTACTGAAAAAGCAAACCTTAATgttcacatgagaattcacaccggAGAAAGCCctttcacctgccaacagtgtggaaggcgtttcactcaaaaaggaaaccttaaaaaacacatgaacattCACACTGGTGAGAAGCCATTGACGTGA
- the LOC127164203 gene encoding gastrula zinc finger protein XlCGF7.1 isoform X6, giving the protein MLFVKEESEDIKIEDTFRVKHEDLMPLKKESQELNIKEDRDQHDFKTGGKSFSCSQTEKTQKRAQKTAIRYNFTCQHCGKSFSRLGNFHCHMRTHTGEKPYTCPQCGMSFTLKETLRMHLKIHTGEKPFTCKLCGKSFVRKSSLKNHMRIHTGEKPYTCSQCGKSFRHKQNLDVHMKIHTEEKPYTCKLCGKGFIRKSNVENHMRTHSGEKPYTCSQCGKCFTHKQNLDIHMRIHTGEKPFTCQQCGKRFTEKANLNVHMRIHTGESPFTCQQCGRRFTQKGNLKKHMNIHTGEKPLT; this is encoded by the exons ATGCTGTTcgttaaagaggagagtgaagacattAAGATTGAGGACACATTCAGAGTCAAACATGAAG ACTTGATGCCACTGAAAAAGGAGAGTCAAGAACTCAATATAAAGGAAGACAGAGATCAGCATGATTTTAAAACGGGAGGAAAATCATTCAGTTGCTCACAGACTGAAAAGACACAAAAACGAGCTCAAAAGACAGCAATTAGATATAATTTCACCTGCCAACACTGTGGAAAAAGTTTCAGCAGATTAGGAAATTTTCATTGCCACATGAGaactcacactggagagaagccttacacATGTCCTCAATGTGGAATGAGTTTTACTCTTAAAGAAACCCTTAGAATGCACTTGAAAATCCACACCGGAGAGAAGCCGTTCACCTGCAAACTGTGTGGAAAAAGCTTCGTTCGAAAATCAAGCCTTAAAaaccacatgagaattcacacggGAGAGAAGCCTTACACGTGCTCtcaatgtggaaagagttttagaCATAAACAAAACCTTGATGTCCACATGAAAATTCACACCGAAGAGAAGCCTTACACCTGCAAACTGTGTGGAAAGGGTTTCATTCGAAAATCAAACGTTGAAAACCACATGAGAACTCACAgtggagagaagccttacacatgctctcagtgtggaaaaTGTTTTACACATAAACAAAACCTTGATAtccacatgagaattcatacCGGAGAGAAACCTTTCACCTGCCAACAATGTGGAAAGCGTTTTACTGAAAAAGCAAACCTTAATgttcacatgagaattcacaccggAGAAAGCCctttcacctgccaacagtgtggaaggcgtttcactcaaaaaggaaaccttaaaaaacacatgaacattCACACTGGTGAGAAGCCATTGACGTGA
- the LOC127164203 gene encoding gastrula zinc finger protein XlCGF7.1 isoform X4 yields MLFVKEESEDIKIEDTFRVKHEGTEEQTDLMPLKKESQELNIKEDRDQHDFKTGGKSFSCSQTEKTQKRAQKTAIRYNFTCQHCGKSFSRLGNFHCHMRTHTGEKPYTCPQCGMSFTLKETLRMHLKIHTGEKPFTCKLCGKSFVRKSSLKNHMRIHTGEKPYTCSQCGKSFRHKQNLDVHMKIHTEEKPYTCKLCGKGFIRKSNVENHMRTHSGEKPYTCSQCGKCFTHKQNLDIHMRIHTGEKPFTCQQCGKRFTEKANLNVHMRIHTGESPFTCQQCGRRFTQKGNLKKHMNIHTGEKPLT; encoded by the exons ATGCTGTTcgttaaagaggagagtgaagacattAAGATTGAGGACACATTCAGAGTCAAACATGAAGgtactgaggaacaaacag ACTTGATGCCACTGAAAAAGGAGAGTCAAGAACTCAATATAAAGGAAGACAGAGATCAGCATGATTTTAAAACGGGAGGAAAATCATTCAGTTGCTCACAGACTGAAAAGACACAAAAACGAGCTCAAAAGACAGCAATTAGATATAATTTCACCTGCCAACACTGTGGAAAAAGTTTCAGCAGATTAGGAAATTTTCATTGCCACATGAGaactcacactggagagaagccttacacATGTCCTCAATGTGGAATGAGTTTTACTCTTAAAGAAACCCTTAGAATGCACTTGAAAATCCACACCGGAGAGAAGCCGTTCACCTGCAAACTGTGTGGAAAAAGCTTCGTTCGAAAATCAAGCCTTAAAaaccacatgagaattcacacggGAGAGAAGCCTTACACGTGCTCtcaatgtggaaagagttttagaCATAAACAAAACCTTGATGTCCACATGAAAATTCACACCGAAGAGAAGCCTTACACCTGCAAACTGTGTGGAAAGGGTTTCATTCGAAAATCAAACGTTGAAAACCACATGAGAACTCACAgtggagagaagccttacacatgctctcagtgtggaaaaTGTTTTACACATAAACAAAACCTTGATAtccacatgagaattcatacCGGAGAGAAACCTTTCACCTGCCAACAATGTGGAAAGCGTTTTACTGAAAAAGCAAACCTTAATgttcacatgagaattcacaccggAGAAAGCCctttcacctgccaacagtgtggaaggcgtttcactcaaaaaggaaaccttaaaaaacacatgaacattCACACTGGTGAGAAGCCATTGACGTGA